DNA from Rosa rugosa chromosome 6, drRosRugo1.1, whole genome shotgun sequence:
AGCTGCTGAGTCATTGGGGGCGCAGACAATCGATGTTTCTTCTGCCATTAACTCAGGCTGGGCTACCCAAACAACTGGCGACATGATCACACTCACAGCTGATGCTGCAACATGTAAGCTCAAACATATAGTGTTTCCTTCACCAGAACGTATTATATAAAATGCATATTAACACGATGACTTGCCAGGTTTAAGAGGAGTTGCAGCACTCAAAGCAAGAGCCAAGGCCGATGCGTATTTTCCAAGAACCCAAACTTTTCCTCAAGTAAAAGCAGAGCTATCTGTCGTCACTCCTTCTGGTAAGAATACATGGGTAGATTTTCAAATAACTTTGATGTTGCAAGGAAATATCAACACAGGTTCTTATCTTTGCAACCAGGAAGCAAAATATACGGCTGGGCCTCCATATATTCAAAGCATAGTCAGCTCATTTTGAGCCTCCAGAAGAAGCATTTGAGATTCTTAGCCACAACAAAGGAATGTAAGATGAGTTTCTATTGGGTTTTTGGCGTGATTTTGGTTGTTTAGTAGAATTGTGAAGCAAGACTTGTAAACTCTTTGCAGACAAGATTTTGCGTGTGGAGGAGGGAACAAGGGAAGCTCAGGGAAACCTTTCAATCAGCCTAAGGAGCAACAGTGGATACATCAAGCTCTTATTCAAAGATGAAAATCAATCTTTAGTCTGGACGACAAGCATTTCTAGTCTCTTACAGTTGCATTACTGATGCTAAGGAAATATGTGTAGCTTGCAATATCTGTATCTTATATGTAACATGCTGGTGTAAGATATCTAATCTCTCGCAAAACAGAAAACGAGATGTCTCCACaagaatcagacaacacaaacaGTTCTCAATGGGACACAAGTACTCACAATACC
Protein-coding regions in this window:
- the LOC133718346 gene encoding uncharacterized protein LOC133718346; amino-acid sequence: MITLTADAATCLRGVAALKARAKADAYFPRTQTFPQVKAELSVVTPSGSKIYGWASIYSKHSQLILSLQKKHLRFLATTKEYKILRVEEGTREAQGNLSISLRSNSGYIKLLFKDENQSLVWTTSISSLLQLHY